AGGTGACTGCCGACCCAGTAGCGTCGCCGGGCCGCTTCGCTGGAGAGGAACTCCTGCGCCGTCATGGGCGTGCGGACGGGCGCGCCCTTGCCTCGATAGTCGGGGATGCCGGAGTCGGTCGAGACGCCGGCGCCGGTGAGCACGGCAACGCGGCGGCCGGCGAGCACATCGACGGCACGGCCGACGGCGGCGGTCGCTGCATGATCGAGGTCCAGCACGCTCGTCATCGTCCCACCCCCTTCGCGTTCGCGTCGCGTCCGACACTACGCCTGCCCGTTTTCGGGGATGTTACGGCGGCGGCCCGTGCCACAGTGGATGCCATGGACATCTCCCGGATCGACGCCGCCGATGACCCTCGGCTCGCCGACTACCGTGACCTCACCGACGTCGCGCTGCGACGCGTGCGGGAGCCGGAGGGCGGCCTGTACATCGCCGAGTCCGCGAAGGTGCTCCGTCGGGCGCTGAGCGCCGGCCACCGGCCGCGCTCCGTGCTGGTGCAGGAGAAATGGCTCGACGAAGTGACGGCGCTCCTCGAAGAGGCGGATGCGGTCGACGTGCCGATCTTCGTCGTCCCCGCCGACGTGGCGGAGGCCGTGACCGGTTATGCCGTGCACCGGGGCGCACTGGCGGCGATGCACCGACCCGCTCTTCCGTCGGTGGCCGACGTGATCGCCTCGGCGCGCACCGTGCTCGTGCTCGAAGACATCGTCGACCACACCAACGTCGGAGCGGCCTTCCGCGCGGCGGCGGGCCTCGGCGCCGATGCGGTGCTCGTGAGCCCCCGCTGCGCCGACCCGCTCTACCGCCGCAGCGTGCGCGTCAGCATGGGCACCGTCTTCCAGGTGCCGTGGGCGCGGCTGCCGGAGTGGCCGGATGCCGGAGCGGTGCTGCGCGATGCAGGCCTCCACGTGGCGGCGCTCGCCCTCGCCGACGGCGCCGTGCCGTTGGACGCGTTCGCGGCCGCGCGACCCGAGCGAGTGGCGCTGCTGCTCGGTGCCGAGGGCGACGGGCTGTCGAGGCGCGCGCTCGCGGCGGCCGACACCGTCGTGACCATCCCGATGGCCGGCGGGGTGGACTCGCTCAATGTCGCGGCGGCGGCGGCCGTCGCGTTGTGGGCGCTCCGCTAGACCGAGTGACCGCGCGGAGCGTCGAAGTCGGCGCCCGGGGCGAGGGTGACGATCGGCAGGGCGTCGGGGCGCTTGGCGACGATCTCGTCGCCGGAGGACTGCTGGCGGAGGCGTCTCAGCACCCACGGCACGAGGTACTGACGCGCCCAGACGATGTCGTTCCCCCGCGCTTCGCGCCACGTCAGGGACGGGAGAGGATCGGGCTGCATGGGACGCAGATCGTTGGGGACGTTGAGCGCCCGCAGCACCATCCGCGCGACCTCGTGGTGGCCGAGGGAGTTGTAGTGCAGGCGATCGTCGTCGAAGAAGCGCATGTCCTGCACCTCCTTGAGTGCCCACTGATCGGCCACGATGCAGTCGTGACGATCGGCGATCGCGCGGATGTTCTCGTTGTAGATCGCGACACGCCCACGGATGCCGCGGAACACGGGGGTGAAGTCGGTGTCGATGCCCGTGAAGACCACGACCGTCGCGCCCCGGGACGACAGCCGGACGACGGCATCCTCGAACTGTGCCGCCACGGCGTCGGGGTCGCCGCCCGGACGGATCACGTCGTTCCCCCCGGCGGAGAAGGTCACCAGGTCGGGGTTGAGAGCCAGCGCCGGTTCCACCTGATCGGCCACGATCTGCCCGATCAGCTTGCCGCGAACGGCGAGGTTCGCGTACGCGAAGTCGTCCACCTGCGCTCCGAGGACCTCGGCGACCCGGTCGGCCCAGCCGCGGTGCTCACCGGGGGAGCCGGGGATGGGGTCGCCGATGCCCTCCGTGAAGGAGTCGCCGATCGCCACCATGCGCTGCCAGGGATGGGCGACCTCGATCGGCGCGGACGGTGTGCGGTGGTCGTCGTTCGGTGGTTCGTTTCGGCGCATGCTTCTTCCTCGACACAGACAGGCCCCGGTCCGGGGGTCAGGGGGGTCGTTTCGAGGCTACTCCCGCCCGCGAGCGTCTAGGGTGGTCACTCGTGACAGGGGACGAGCAGACGCATTTCGGCAGCTTCGCCGCCGAGCATCTGTCGCCCGCGTTCCCCCAGCGCGCACCGTGGGGGACCGCCCAGAATCTCCGCGCCTGGCAGGCTGAGGCCCTCGAGGCGTACTTCGCGGCCGACGGTCCCGACGGGGTCGGCAACGGACCGCGCGACTTCCTCGCCGCGGCGACACCCGGTGCCGGCAAGACCACGTTCGCACTGCGGCTCGCCTCCGAGCTCCTGCGCCGTGGCGTGGTCGATAGCATCGTCGTGGTCGCTCCCACCGAGCATCTGAAGACACAGTGGGCCGACGCCGCCGCCCGCGTCTCCATCCGCCTCGACCCGCGCTTCAGCAATCGCCACCACGCGCCCGCCCGGCACTATCACGGGGTGGCGGTGACGTATGCGCAGGTCGCGGTGAAGGCGTCGGTGCATCAGCGACTCGTGATGGACGCCCGCACACTCGTCATCCTCGACGAGGTGCACCACGGCGGCGATGCGCTCAGCTGGGGGGAGGCGCTGCGCGAGGCCTACGGCCGGGCGACTCGTCGCCTGCTCCTGTCGGGAACGCCGTTCCGCAGCGATACCGCCCCCATTCCGTTCGTCGAGTACCACCCGAACGCGAAGGGCATCCGCCTCTCCCGTACCGACTACAACTACGGCTACGGGCGGGCGCTCGCCGACGGCGTCGTGCGTCCGGTGCTCTTCCTCGTCTACGCGGGCAAGATGCGGTGGCGCACGCGCGCGGGAGACGAGCTGGAAGCCCATCTCGGGCAGGACAACACGAAGGACATCACGGCACAGGCGTGGCGCACCGCCCTCGATCCCGAGGGGGACTGGATACCGGCCGTCCTCCAATCCGCCGACCGGCGCTTGAGCGAGGTGCGACAGGACGTGCCGGATGCCGGCGGCCTCGTGATCGCGACCGACCAGACGGCCGCACGCGCCTACGCGGCGATCCTCCGCGACATCACGGGCGAGCAGCCGACCGTCGTCCTCTCCGACGACAAGGCCGCGTCGCGGCGGATCGAGACCTTCGCCCAGTCGACGTCGCGCTGGATGGTCGCGGTGCGCATGGTGTCCGAAGGGGTCGACGTGCCTCGGCTGGCGGTGGGTGTGTACGCCACGAGCGCCTCGACGCCCCTGTTCTTCGCGCAGGCCATCGGTCGATTCGTTCGCGCGCGGCGTCGCGGCGAGACGGCATCCGTCTTCCTGCCGAACGTTCCGCAGCTGCTGAACCTGGCGGGGGAGCTCGAACGTGAACGCGATCACGCGCTCGATCGCGAGACCGACGGCGACGGCGATGGGCTCGACGACGACCTGTTGGACTCCGCAGAGCGCGAGGATTCGGCCTCCGACGCGCTCACCGAGGAGTTCAGCTACCAGGCGCTCGGTTCGGTCGCCCACTTCGACCGCGTGCTCTTCGACGGGAAGGAGTTCGGGCAGCTGGCTGTGCCCGGGACGCCCGAGGAGGAGGAGTTCCTCGGCCTTCCCGGCCTGCTCGAGCCCGAGCACGTCCACGAGCTCCTGATGCAGCGGCAAGCGCGTCAGTCCCGCCACCGTCGGTTGCGCGAGTCGTCGACGTCCGAGGCGGGGAGTGCCCCGGATGCCGGTGACGGACTCCCCGCGCCGCTCCACCGCACTCTGCGCGAGCAGCGGCAGCTCCTCAACAGCCTCGTCGGTTTGTACGCACGTCAGAGCGGCGAGCCGCATGGGTCGGTGCACGCGGAGCTGCGTCGAGTGTGCGGCGGACCGGAGGTCTCGCGTGCCACCGTCGCCCAGCTGCAGGCGCGCATCGAGCTCCTCCGCGCTCGCGTGCGGGCTTGACCGCCCCTGTCCGCTGGCGGCGGTGAACCGCTTCGGAACCCCGAAATGCTGGCAATGTCGCGCTCGGCGACGGTTGGGCCGTGAGGCCGCTCTAGCGTAAGGGGGTGAATTCCCCCGGTTCCCCTGCGTCCGCCACGCCCCGCGACCACCGCCGCTGGGCGCAGTATCTCGTCGACGAACGGAGCGAGGCGCGCGTCTACCGCGAGCTCGCCGACCGGCGCGAGGGTGAAGAACGCGAGATCCTGCTGGCGCTCGCGGATGCCGAGGGCCGCCACGAGGCGCATTGGCTGGAACTCCTCGGAGGAGAGCCGCAGCGACTGCCGGCGCCGAGTGTCGGTTCGCGTCTGCTGGGGTGGATGGCGCGGCGGTTCGGCTCGATCTTCGTGCTCGCCCTCGCCCAGAACGCCGAGTCGCGCTCGCCGTACGACTCCGAGCCCTTCGCGACCTCGCGGATGGCCGCCGACGAGAAGATCCACGGCGAAGTCGTCCGCGGGCTCGCGGCGCGCGGCCGGCGACGCCTGTCGGGCACGTTCCGTGCGGCCGTCTTCGGCGCCAACGACGGTCTCGTCTCGAACCTCGCCCTCGTGATGGGCATCGGCGCGACGGGGGTGGGCGCGCAGTTCGTGCTCTTCAGCGGGATCGCCGGCCTGCTCGCGGGCGCCCTCTCGATGGGGGCGGGGGAGTACGTCTCGGTACGGTCGCAACGCGAGCTGCTCGAGGCCACCGAGCCGAACGACCACGCCGACGACGTGCTGGCGGAGCTCGACATCGACGCGAACGAACTCGCGCTCGTGTACCGCACGCGGGGCATGACCGAGGACGAGGCGCTCGCGCACGCCCGAGAGATCGTGGCCCGCGCGCAGGGGGAAGAGGCGGGCGTCGTGCGGACGCATGAACGCAGCACCGACCACGAGGTCGTCGGCAGCGCGCTGGGCGCCGCCGGGTCGAGCTTCCTCTTCTTCGCGTCGGGCGCCATTATCCCGGTGCTGCCATGGCTCTTCGGTCTCTCGGGCGTCGCCGCGATCGTGCTGGCGCTCGCACTCGTCGGCATCGCGCTCCTCGCGACCGGCGCGACCGTCGGGCTGCTCTCGGGTGCACCGCCCCTGCGCCGGGGGCTGCGCCAGCTGGCGATCGGGTTCGGCGCCGCCGCGATCACCTACATCCTCGGTCTCGTCTTCGGGGTCTCGGTCGGCTGACTCCGGTTCGTCGGGGTCTCCGGAACGTGCTAGGCTCGATCCTCGGTTGGCGACAACCACACACCCATGCGCGGGTGGCGGAATAGGTAGACGCGCTAGCTTGAGGTGCTAGTGCCCGTATAGGGCGTGGGGGTTCAAGTCCCCCCTCGCGCACAGAACGAAAAGGGTCCCGATAGGGGCCCTTTTCGCATTCCCGGATGCTCCCTCGCCGACGGGTGGACGGCGCCGTCTCCGGTAGCGTGGAGCGCATGCCCGAGCCCGTGCAACTGCCCGAGGTCGTCCGCATCGCGCGAGACCTCATCCGGATCGACACCACCAATTGGGGAGAGGGTCGTTCTGCGGGGGAGCGCGAGGCCGCCGAGTACGTCGGCGCCTACCTCGAAGGCCTCGGCCTCGAGCCGGAGTACTTCGAGCCCGTGCCGCGCCGCACGAACCTGTCGGTGCGCGTCCCCGGTCGTGATCGCACCAAGCCCGCCCTCGTCCTGCACGGTCACCTCGATGTCGTGCCCGCCGTCGCAGAGGACTGGAGCGTCGACCCGTTCGGCGGCGAGATCCGCGACGGCATGCTGTGGGGCCGCGGCGCCGTCGACATGAAGGACATGGACGCCATGATCCTGGCATCCCTCGGCACCATCCTCCGAGCAGGTGAGCAGCCGGAACGGGATCTCGTCGTGACGTTCTTCGCCGATGAGGAGAACGGCGGCGTCGAGGGCTCGCAGCTCGTCGTCCGCGAGCGACCGGAATGGTTCGCCGGAGCCACCGAGGCGATCAGCGAGGTCGGCGGCTACTCGATTCCCGTCGGCGACCGGCAGGCCTACCTGCTCCAAGTCGGCGAGAAGGCTCTCGTGTGGCTGCGCCTGCGCGCCCGCGGGGTCGCCGGCCACGGCAGCCGGTTCCACACCGACAACGCGGTCACCCGGCTGGCCGAGGCCGTCGCCGCACTCGGGCGCACCGCCTGGCCCCTTGCGCTCACCGACACGACGCGTCAGACGGTGGCAGGCCTGGCCGATCTCTGCGGAGGCGACCCGAGCGATCCGGATGCCGTCGCCGACAGCACCGGCCCGGCATCCGGGTTCCTCCGGTCGACGCTGCGCACGACGACCAATCCGACGGGCCTCACCGCCGGCTACAAGCACAACGTCATCCCCGACGCCGCGGTCGCCACGATCGACGTGCGCACGCTTCCGGGGCGCGAGGACGAGGTGCTCGCAGAGATCCAGCGCATCGTCGGCGACGACATCGTCGTGGAGATCTCCCATCGCGACATCGGGCTGGAGGTGCCGTTCTCGGGCCCGCTGGTCGAGGCGATGGTCGGCGCCCTGGACCGCCACGATCCCGGCGTGCCGGTGATCCCGTACCTCATGGGTGGCGGCACCGACAACAAGGCGCTCGCGGAGCTCGGCATCGCCGGGTACGGCTTCGCCCCGTTGCGCCTGCCGCGCGAACTCGACTTCACCGGTATGTTCCACGGGGTGGACGAGCGCGTGCCGCTCGACGCGCTCACCTTCGGGCAGCGCGTGCTCACCGACCTTCTCCGCAGCTACTGAGAGGCCCTCATGGGTTCGTTCTTCGACGCGATCATCCTCGGCATCGTGCAGGGGCTCACCGAATTCCTGCCGATCTCCTCGAGCGCTCACCTGCGCATCGTCGGCGAGATCCTGCCCGCGGCTCAGGACCCGGGCGCGACCTTCACGGCGATCACCCAGATCGGCACCGAGCTCGCGGTGCTCGTCTACTTCTGGCACCGCATCGTCCGGATCATCGCGCAGTGGTTCCGCTCGCTCACGGGGCGTGTGCCGCGCAACGACCCTGACGCGCGGATGGGGTGGATCGTGATCCTCGGGACGTTGCCGATCGGCATCCTGGGATTCCTGTTCCAGGACGTGATCCGCGACACGTTCCGCAACCTGTGGCTCGTCGCCATCGTGCTCATCGTGTTCGGTCTGCTGCTGGGCGCGGCCGACGCGCTCGGCAAGCGCGTGCGCACCGAGAAGGACCTCACCTATCCTCACGGTCTGGCCCTCGGTGTCGCGCAGGCGCTGGCGCTGGTTCCCGGTGTCTCGCGCTCCGGCGCGACCACGACGATGGGTCTCGCCCTCGGGTACACGCGACCGGCCGCCGCCGAGGTGGCGTTCCTCCTCGCCGTCCCGGCGGTGTTCGGCAGCGGGCTCTATGAGCTGTACCACGCGATCCGCGAGCCCGGAGCGCAGGTCTTCACGATGGTCGAGACCGCCGTCGCGACCGTCATCGCCTTCGGAGTGGGCCTCGCCGTGATCGCCTTCCTCATGCGCTACCTCAGCCGGGGGAGCTTCCTCCCGTTCGTGCTGTACCGACTTGCGCTGGGCACCGTGCTGATCATCCTGCTCGCGACGGGCGTGATGCAGGCCTACTGAGCTCTCAGCGGCGAGGGTCGTCGCGGCCGGGCTTCTGCGGGCCCTCGCCGCCGCGACGGAGGTACTTCTCGAACTCCTGTGCGATCGCGTCGCCGGAGGCCTCGGGGGAGTCCCACGTGTCGCGCGTCGCCTCGAGCTGATGGATGTACTCCGTCATCTCCTCGTCGTCCGCGGCGGCCGCGTCGATCGAGGCCTCCCACGCGAGCGCTTCCGCCGGAAGCTGACCGCGCTCCACGTCGGCGCCCGTCATGTCGGACAGCCGGTCGAGGAGCGCCAGGGTCGCCTTGGGGGAGGGCGTGTGCCCCGCGACGTAGTGGGGAACGCTCGCCCACAGGGCCACGGTGGGGATACCCGCCTCCTCGGCGACGGCTCCCAGCACGCTCAGGATGCCGACGGGGCCCTCGTAGGTGGGGCGCTCCAGCGACAGCGTCGTGCGCAGGGCGTCGTTGTCGCTGCCGGCGAAGATGGAGATCGGGCGGGTGTGCGGCACGTCCGACATCATCGACCCCAGTGCGACGATGCCGGTGATGTCCTCGCTGAGCGCCGCGTCGACGAGTTCCGCCGCGAACGCCTGCCACGCCCGCGCGGGCTCGACGCCGGTCAGCAGCCAGAGCCTCGGGGCTTCGGGATCGCTCCCGGGGAGATGGGGCGGTCGCCAGAGGGTCGCGTCCGGCCAGACCAGCTCGCGTGCACCTTCGGCCGTGAGACGGACGTGCGGGCGCGTGTACTGATAGTCGAAGTACAACTCGGGATCGACGGCGTACACCTGCTCGTAGTCGCGCGTCGTGCGCAGGTGAGCGGCCGCCGCCGAGGCGGCTTCTCCGGCATCGTTCCACCCGTCGAAGGCGATGACGAGTACCCGTTGACCCAGACCGTCCACCCCGCTCCTTCCGTCCGTGCGGCGTTCCCCCACGATACGCCCGCCCGCCCTGACCGGGGCGTCGGCCCGCGGGGATGACGCCCTGCGCTCGTTACGATGGAGACGTGACTCCCGCTCTCCCCGCCGCGGTCCTCTGGGACATGGACGGCACCCTCGTCGATACCGAGCCCTACTGGATCGCTGCGGAGGCGCCCCTCGTCGAACGCTTCGGGGGCACGTGGACGCACGAGCAGGCGCTGCAGATGGTCGGCATGGGGCTGGAGGATGCCGCACGCATTCTGCAGGATGCCGGCGTGCGGATGCCTGTCCACGAGATCATCGACGTCCTCACCACCGAGGTCATGCGGCAGTTGCGTTCCGAGGGTGTGCCGTTCCGGCCGGGTGCCAAGGAGCTCCTCCTCGGTCTGCGGGACGCCGGCATCCCGACGGCGCTCGTCACGATGTCGATGCGGCGGATGGCCACCGAGATCGTCGATCTCATCGAGTTCGAGGCGTTCGATCTGGTCATCGGCGGCGACGACGTGGCCCGGCCCAAGCCGTTCCCCGATCCCTACCTGCAGGCGTGCGAGGCGCTGGGAGTGCGACCCGAGGACGTCGTGGCGATCGAGGATTCGCCGAACGGTCTGCGTTCGTCGCTCGCGGCCGGGATCGCCTCGCTCGGCGTGCCGAACGTGGTCTCGCTGGTCGGAGTGGGGGCACACGAGCTGTGGCCCACGCTCGACGGACGAACCGTCGCCGATCTTGCCGCCTTCCATGCCGCTCACCGCCAGGAGACCCCCGCGTGAACACCGATCTGCGACCGAGCGGCCCGTTCCGCTACGGCGACCGCGTCCAGCTGACGGGACCCAAAGGTCGCCTTCACACGATCACGCTCCGCGACGGCGGCGAGCTCCACACTCATCACGGTGTGCTGAAGCACGCGAGCATCGTCGACCAACCCGACGGCTCTGTCGTCACCAACAGCGGCGGCCACGAGTACCTCGCCCTGCGACCCCTGCTGCGCGACTTCGTCATGTCGATGCCGCGCGGCGCGGCGATCGTGTACCCGAAGGATGCCGCCCAGATCCTCGCCGCGGCGGACATCTTCCCCGGGGCGAGCGTGGTCGAGGCCGGGGTGGGCTCCGGAGCGCTGTCGCTGTGGCTGCTGCGGGCGATCGGTACGGCGGGCCGTCTGGTGTCGTTCGAGCGACGGGAGGAGTTCTCCCAGGTCGCCGAGGCCAACGTTGAGACGTTCCTGGGTCACTACCCCGACACGTGGCAGGTCGTCGTCGGAGACCTCGTGGAGCAGCTGCCGCAGGCGGTGGCCCCGGCATCCGTCGATCGCGTCGTTCTCGACATGCTGGCGCCCTGGGAGTGCATCGACGTCGTCGCCGACGCGCTCACCCCCGGTGGTGTCGTGCTCTGCTACGTCGCCACCGCGACCCAGCTGAGCCGCGTCGCGGAGTATCTCCGCGCGACGGGGCTGTTCACCGATCCCGAGGCGACGGAGACCATGGTGCGGGGCTGGCACGTCGAGGGACTCGCCGTGCGCCCGGACCACCGGATGGTCGCGCACACGGGATTCCTCCTCACCGCCCGACGACTGGCCCCGGGGGCCGTTCCGCCGGACGTCCGCAAGCGTGCGCTCAAGAAGCCGTCGTACGCCGACGAGGACGTCGAGATCTGGACCCCGGGGGCTGTCGGCGACCGGCAGATCACGGACAAGAACCTGCGCAAGCGCGTGCGGGAGGCGCAGCGCGCGGTCGACGGAGCGCGCCGCGCGTCCGAGTCCGGTGGCGCCGACGCCGTAGACTGATCCGGTGCTGCGTCGGATCCCTGCTGCTCTCGCCGTCATCGGCCTGTCCGCCCTCGCCCTCGTGGGCTGCTCGTCATCGGCGCCCGCGGCGTGCGAACGCCCCGATGCCGGTTCGTCCGCTCTGGGGCTGATCGACGCCTCCGGCGCAGAGGGCTCGCCCGCGGTGACGTTGGCCGACCCGGTCTACGTCGACGAGACGTCCTTCGAGGACGTGACCGTCGGCGACGGTCCCGCCGTCACCTCCGACGCGCAGGACGTCGTCTTCTCCGTTGCGATCGCCAACGGCGCGTCGGGTGAGACGCTCATCTCGTCGGGCACCGACGTCCGTCCGGTCTCCGGCTGGGCCGAGCACTATGCGGGCCTGGCAGACATGATGCAGTGCGCCACCGAGGGGTCGCGCATCGTCGGGGCCCTCCCGTTCGACGCCGTCTCGGCCGAGGCGGCCTCGAGCATGGGGCTCACCGAAGGTCAGTCGCTCGCCGTCGTGCTCGACCTGCAGAAGGTCTACCTGCCCGCAGCGAACGGCATCCCGCAGTACAACGACCGACCGGGTATGCCGTCGGTCGTGCTCGCCCCCAGCGGCGCCCCCGGCATCATCGTGCCCGACGCCGCTCCGCCGGCGGAACTGGCCGTCGAGGTGCTCAAGCGCGGCGAAGGCCCCGCGGTCACCGCTGACGACAGCATCCGCATCCACTACACGGGCGTCACGTGGGCCGAGCGCACCGTGTTCGACTCGACATGGGACAAGGGCGCATCGGCGGCCGTGACCCTCGACGGCGTCGTGCCGGGATTCGCCCAGGCGCTCGAGGGTGCGACGGTGGGCTCGCAGCTGCTGGTCGTGATCCCGCCCGACCTCGGATACGGCGAGGAAGGCACCGGGTCCATCCCCGGCAACGCCACTCTCGTCTTCGTGATCGACGTCCTCGGCGTCGACGCGCCCGCCCCCGCGCCTACGGAGTAGTCGCGCCGGAGGTGCCGGTGACCGTCCTAGGATGAGTCGCGTGGCCACCGAATCGACGCGCATCGCACCCGAGGAGCGGCTGGTCAACCTCGTCGTCGCCCTCTTGGCGACCGAACAGGGGCTGACGAAAGACACGATCCTCACCTCCGTCTCGGGGTATCGGGAGCAGAGCGAGGCCGGAGCGGGCAAGGACGCGCTCGAGAAGATGTTCGAGCGCGACAAGGAGAACCTCCGTGGTCTCGGCGTCCCGATCGAGACGATCGGCGATTTCGCCGATCCCGACGACCTCCGCGAGGCGCGCTACCGCATCCCGACGAGTGAGTATGAGCTGCCGGTGGACATCGACTTCACCTCCGCCGAGCTGGCGGTGCTGAATCTCGCCGGAGGCGTCTGGAGCGAGAGCTCCATGTCGTCCCAAGCCCGTAGTGGCTTGCGCAAGATCCGTGCTCTCGGCAACGAGGTTGACGCGCCCATCATCGGGTACTCGCCGCGCATCAGCCTGCATGAGCCGGCGTTCGCCCCGCTGCAGCGCGCCATCGAGCAGGCGCGCGAGGCGGAGTTCGACTATCTGAAGCCCGGCGGAGGCGCCGCGATGCGTCGTCGCGTGCGCCCGCTGGCGCTGCTGGAGTACGAGGGGCGTTGGCACGTGTACGGCTTCGATCGCGACCAGGATGCCATGCGCACCTTCCTTCTGTCGCGCATCTCGTCCGCCGTCCAGGTCACCAAGCGCGGTTTCGATCCCGCGCTGCGCGAGGGCGCGGGGGAGCAGGCGCTTCGGGGACTCCAGGAGGTGGCGGCTCGGCAGCGGGCGCTCGTGGAGGTCGCACCCGGCACGGAGGCTGCGCTGCGGCTGGAGCGCCGTGCGGTCGCCGGCTCCGAGGACGCCCCCCGACAGGGCATCCTCGTGCCTTTCGTCGACGTGCACGTGTTCGCCGACGAACTGGCCTCCTACGGTCCGGAGGTTCGGGTCGTGGAACCTGCGGAGCTGCGTGAGCAGGTCATCGTGCGTTTGGAGCGCACGGTGGCGACCCATCGAGACGGAGACGCTTCATGACCGCGGGCCCCCTGTTGGCGACCGACCGGGCGGCGCTCATCCTGCAACTCGTGCCGTATCTCATCGGCAAGGGCGAGGTATCGCTGGCCGAGGCGGCCGACGAGTTCGACGTGACCGAGGCGCAGATGCGCTCGATGGTCGAGAAGCTCACGGTGATCGGGCTGCCGGGTGACGGCGGCTTCTGGCAGATGGCGAACGACCTCTTCGACATCGACTGGGATCTGTTGGACGAGCACGGCGTCGTCT
This genomic window from Candidatus Microbacterium phytovorans contains:
- a CDS encoding FKBP-type peptidyl-prolyl cis-trans isomerase, whose product is MLRRIPAALAVIGLSALALVGCSSSAPAACERPDAGSSALGLIDASGAEGSPAVTLADPVYVDETSFEDVTVGDGPAVTSDAQDVVFSVAIANGASGETLISSGTDVRPVSGWAEHYAGLADMMQCATEGSRIVGALPFDAVSAEAASSMGLTEGQSLAVVLDLQKVYLPAANGIPQYNDRPGMPSVVLAPSGAPGIIVPDAAPPAELAVEVLKRGEGPAVTADDSIRIHYTGVTWAERTVFDSTWDKGASAAVTLDGVVPGFAQALEGATVGSQLLVVIPPDLGYGEEGTGSIPGNATLVFVIDVLGVDAPAPAPTE
- a CDS encoding WYL domain-containing protein, giving the protein MATESTRIAPEERLVNLVVALLATEQGLTKDTILTSVSGYREQSEAGAGKDALEKMFERDKENLRGLGVPIETIGDFADPDDLREARYRIPTSEYELPVDIDFTSAELAVLNLAGGVWSESSMSSQARSGLRKIRALGNEVDAPIIGYSPRISLHEPAFAPLQRAIEQAREAEFDYLKPGGGAAMRRRVRPLALLEYEGRWHVYGFDRDQDAMRTFLLSRISSAVQVTKRGFDPALREGAGEQALRGLQEVAARQRALVEVAPGTEAALRLERRAVAGSEDAPRQGILVPFVDVHVFADELASYGPEVRVVEPAELREQVIVRLERTVATHRDGDAS